One window of Etheostoma spectabile isolate EspeVRDwgs_2016 chromosome 6, UIUC_Espe_1.0, whole genome shotgun sequence genomic DNA carries:
- the LOC116691566 gene encoding uncharacterized protein LOC116691566, producing the protein MTAASPVCSPASSHSSQPSPVCLPACQRHLMKGKSLQTKLPLRSAPGVWLLLGAMVVLVGMAVAVAGYVSAAPKPVSVSRGSTHIERMKLAGPVIMGVGLFIFICAATLLYENRDLEVLRRESPDDLEDLKGGDGWEDLQEQPSFSCQEQWECKDGEQGSWSASTHTLPPSNQNCGPPLNPPHRNTHNTGSRQSPPPPSDAGGGDREEVEEQEKEGRSTLLARVLHHREPTPHPPSPSISHSSVYSDSCNSSEINFNIRTGFPQH; encoded by the coding sequence TCCTGTCTGCAGCCCCGCCTCCTCCCACTCTTCCCAGCCATCACCTGTTTGCCTCCCAGCATGCCAGAGACACCTGATGAAAGGCAAATCCCTCCAGACCAAACTGCCCTTGCGCTCTGCCCCAGGTGTGTGGCTCCTGCTGGGTGCCATGGTGGTTTTGGTGGGGATGGCTGTTGCGGTGGCAGGCTACGTATCCGCAGCACCGAAGCCCGTCAGCGTCAGTCGAGGCAGCACCCACATTGAGCGGATGAAACTGGCTGGCCCCGTGATCATGGGAGTGGGCCTGTTCATCTTCATCTGCGCTGCCACACTACTGTACGAGAACCGGGATCTGGAAGTCCTCAGACGAGAGTCACCTGATGATCTTGAGGATCTGAAGGGAGGAGACGGCTGGGAGGATTTGCAGGAGCAGCCCAGCTTCAGCTGTCAGGAGCAGTGGGAGTGCAAAGATGGAGAGCAGGGATCTTGGAGCGCTTCGACCCACACACTCCCCCCTTCAAACCAGAACTGTGGACCTCCTCTTAACCCACctcacaggaacacacacaacactggcAGCAGGCAGTCACCGCCGCCTCCTTCAGATGCAGGAGGTGGAGAtagggaggaggtggaggagcagGAGAAGGAGGGAAGATCCACTCTGTTGGCCCGAGTTCTGCACCACAGGGAACCAActcctcaccctccctccccATCCATCTCCCACTCCTCTGTCTACTCAGACTCTTGCAACTCCAGTGAAATCAACTTCAACATACGGACAGGCTTTCCTCAACACtga